Proteins from a single region of Cydia strobilella chromosome 2, ilCydStro3.1, whole genome shotgun sequence:
- the LOC134749121 gene encoding uncharacterized protein LOC134749121 yields MPMPMFQPAPPPPPMIMMAPPPPPVPVPVPYPVPFPVIVTKKTTTTTTTQAPNEADGDGNCAIALPLPFGFPMPFVLPQATPPRFCADKPRPKQCPPCPPCVCAPSCTPAFYSFCSPCHQKCRCKSNGDTPRPEPPRPPPPVPIVPAPMPVYPMVPPAPGPIFIFPLPPALPFRRPPRKVPIDSKSETSDSSDSSSGTDTDSDKDWHRRKIRKIKKSKRHLGNYRKNARSFETSDDIGTVVHETKLVKPMLSYISKQGKVKFEKKISEDDAAHLMGSETDRSKSVEYPKNSRSLSVNGLPFDYNQLLMQQQMQPNLQKPTNLNNTVENTTAFTKKPGEVMKPCCTAAGCFNNCPYPLIPVPPVPPMPLMYPPPPQAPIVVHARTFFEPVEHDHPPLKDIQRLIRKDRKKYKRKHQYSYSDETDDSDYYTDTDSDNRSRDFDYNGRHRTVIHVRRP; encoded by the exons ATGCCCATGCCAATGTTTCAACCAGCTCCTCCTCCACCGCCCATGATCATgatggcgccgccgccgccacctgTACCAGTCCCAGTTCCCTACCCGGTTCCATTCCCTGTTATAGTCACGAAGAAAACTACTACTACCACGACAACCCAAGCACCGAATGAAGCTGACGGTGATGGGAATTGTGCAATTGCATTACCTTTGCCTTTCGGATTCCCCATGCCTTTCGTGTTACCACAAGCCACTCCTCCAAGGTTCTGCGCTGACAAACCGAGGCCGAAGCAATGCCCACCCTGTCCACCGTGCGTGTGTGCTCCAAGCTGCACGCCTGCGTTTTATTCGTTTTGCTCCCCGTGTCATCAAAAGTGCAGATGTAAAAGTAATGGCGATACTCCGAGGCCTGAGCCCCCTAGACCACCACCACCAGTTCCTATAGTACCAGCACCCATGCCGGTGTATCCTATGGTACCTCCAGCTCCAGGGCCTATATTCATATTCCCCTTGCCACCCGCTCTTCCTTTCAGACGTCCGCCGCGAAAAGTACCCATTGATTCGAAGAGCGAAACAAGTGATTCATCAGACAGTTCCTCTGGCACAGATACAGATTCTGATAAAGATTGGCATCGGAGGAAAATACGaaaaatcaaaaaaagcaaaagacATTTAGGTAACTACAGAAAGAACGCTAGAAGTTTCGAAACGAGTGATGATATAGGGACAGTCGTACATGAAACGAAGCTTGTAAAACCTATGTTATCCTACATAAGCAAGCAAGGTAAAGTAAAGTTCGAAAAGAAGATTAGCGAGGACGACGCTGCACATTTGATGGGGTCAGAAACAGATAGATCAAAAAGCGTTGAATATCCTAAAAATAGTCGAAG TTTGTCAGTAAATGGATTACCTTTTGATTACAATCAGCTGCTGATGCAACAACAAATGCAACCTAACCTCCAGAAACCTACAAATTTAAACAATACTGTTGAAAACACTACAgcatttacaaaaaaacctgGTGAAGTTATGAAGCCTTGCTGTACTGCAGCTGGTTGCTTTAACAACTGCCCTTACCCTCTGATACCTGTACCACCTGTACCACCTATGCCACTTATGTATCCACCACCACCACAAGCACCAATTGTGGTCCACGCGAGAACATTCTTCGAGCCTGTGGAACACGACCATCCGCCGCTCAAGGATATACAAAGATTGATCAGAAAAGACAGGAAGAAGTATAAGCGCAAGCATCAATATAGCTATAGTGATGAGACAGATGATAGTGATTATTACACGGATACAGATAGTGACAATCGTTCTAGAGATTTCGATTATAATGGGCGTCATAGAACTGTGATACATGTGAGAAGGCCATAA
- the LOC134749112 gene encoding swi5-dependent recombination DNA repair protein 1 homolog: protein MARKLRSYAILVSFTAVFAKDPEPELPPCPTNFQFLPQTLPMHCKMTSQPFQSPPLPPQFPPFMSGPPANPGNPVPNPEKPLSAPFPPPMPMGMPPMPMGMSPPLPMGPMPMGLPGMPMGMPMLGGPPQAKLPVIVMPFYSPDPAYKDPRKDPRKPSEPYKKKVKIIKKSRHHHNSDDSSWETDSSESSDTDSSDYDRKRWNWKNRRSMRRHKKIRHARKQEYLTPVLQYVSKDGFVVFEKSISKGEAKDWLGDNKGPNEETGNVDIAQKTNNKYGRVEDETRPNKNVNTRDLSEANHKEVNKNIQRLQRKARQKEIQQAIKHKQEQ, encoded by the coding sequence ATGGCCAGGAAACTGCGCTCCTACGCAATCCTGGTAAGCTTCACGGCAGTCTTCGCAAAAGACCCTGAGCCTGAACTGCCACCATGTCCGACCAACTTCCAATTCCTCCCTCAAACTCTGCCAATGCACTGCAAGATGACCAGCCAGCCTTTCCAATCACCACCCTTGCCTCCTCAGTTTCCTCCTTTCATGTCTGGCCCACCAGCAAATCCAGGGAATCCTGTCCCTAACCCAGAAAAACCTCTGTCTGCTCCCTTCCCTCCACCAATGCCTATGGGAATGCCTCCAATGCCCATGGGAATGAGCCCACCGCTACCCATGGGTCCCATGCCTATGGGTTTACCTGGAATGCCCATGGGCATGCCAATGCTCGGTGGTCCTCCACAAGCCAAACTTCCAGTCATTGTCATGCCTTTCTACTCTCCTGATCCAGCTTATAAGGATCCTAGAAAAGATCCAAGAAAGCCTTCTGAACCCTACAAGAAGAAAGTCAAGATTATCAAGAAATCACGTCATCACCATAACTCTGATGACTCAAGCTGGGAAACTGATTCAAGCGAAAGTTCTGACACTGACTCGAGTGACTATGACAGGAAACGTTGGAATTGGAAGAACCGCAGGTCTATGAGGAGACATAAGAAAATTAGGCATGCTAGAAAACAGGAGTACCTAACACCTGTCTTGCAATATGTTAGCAAAGATGGATTTGTTGTATTTGAGAAATCTATTTCAAAAGGTGAAGCAAAGGATTGGTTAGGTGATAATAAAGGACCTAATGAAGAAACAGGTAACGTAGATATAGCACAAAAGACAAACAATAAATATGGTAGAGTTGAAGATGAGACGAGgccaaataaaaatgttaatactAGAGACTTGTCAGAGGCAAATCATAAAGaagtgaataaaaatattcaaagaCTGCAAAGAAAAGCTCGTCAAAAAGAAATACAACAAGCCATAAAACATAAACAGGAACAGTAA